One Pecten maximus chromosome 7, xPecMax1.1, whole genome shotgun sequence genomic window carries:
- the LOC117330821 gene encoding metalloproteinase inhibitor 4-like — protein sequence MELLLYISVLLLSLRETLSCSCLPSHGQYLYCRSDFILVATVKAEKNIYSRHDVRNELPLSNVDFVSSSFDSRIPIERHYRVRVHRTFKGNLNKDYQRALKKYLYTGGSDAACGVVLKHRKTYILSGTIRNNQLWISRCGWVEEYKTLNLHQKKFLKFKYKHNCDCTVTTCFGEYCPGTRRLFRRDYCKYQPNWTQDCYQRHGQCMRKDGVCQWKKNNQFKVCLKQNEEPFPWKKRHLLPIGPEIPPETSNESNGHSSPSFPGYQEP from the exons ATGGAATTACTGCTGTACATATCTGTGCTCCTGTTATCTCTGCGGGAAACATTATCGTGCTCTTGTTTACCATCTCACGGACAGTACCTTTACTGCCGGTCAGACTtca TTCTGGTTGCTACGGTAAAGGCGGAGAAGAACATCTATAGCAGACATGATGTCAGAAATGAGTTACCGCTATCAAATGTAGATTTCGTCAGTAGCTCCTTTGATTCCAGGATACCAATTGAACGTCACTACAGAGTCAGGGTACATCGCACATTCAAG GGAAATTTGAACAAAGATTACCAAAGAGCATTGAAGAAGTATCTGTACACTGGAGGCTCTGACGCTGCCTGTGGGGTTGTATTGAAGCACcgaaaaacatatattttgtcaG GTACAATCCGAAACAACCAGCTATGGATCAGTCGATGTGGCTGGGTTGAAGAGTACAAAACTCTCAATCTTCACCAGAAAAAGTTCCTCAAGTTCAAATACAAGCACAACTGCGATTGCACA GTGACCACCTGCTTTGGCGAGTATTGCCCTGGGACCCGCAGGCTCTTTCGCCGAGATTATTGTAAATATCAACCCAACTGGACCCAAGATTGTTACCAACGCCATGGGCAGTGTATGAGGAAGGATGGCGTGTGTCAGTGGAAGAAAAACAACCAGTTTAAGGTGTGTTTGAAACAAAATGAAGAACCCTTTCCGTGGAAGAAACGACACCTTTTACCGATCGGACCAGAGATTCCCCCAGAAACCAGCAACGAATCAAACGGTCATAGTAGCCCAAGTTTCCCTGGGTACCAGGAACCGTGA